From Ammospiza caudacuta isolate bAmmCau1 chromosome 15, bAmmCau1.pri, whole genome shotgun sequence, a single genomic window includes:
- the EIF2S2 gene encoding eukaryotic translation initiation factor 2 subunit 2, with protein sequence MSGDEMIFDPTMSKKKKKKKKPFMLDEEGGGDLQAEETQQSETKEVEPEPTEDKDVEADEEDSRKKDTTDDLDDLNFFNQKKKKKKTKKIFDIDEAEEGVKELKIEGDVPETVEPEDDLDIMLGNKKKKKKNVKFPDEDEIMEKDEAFEDEDSKKDDGISFSLQSGPAWAGSERDYTYDELLNRVFNIMREKNPDMVAGEKRKFVMKPPQVVRVGTKKTSFVNFTDICKLLHRQPKHLLAFLLAELGTSGSIDGNNQLVIKGRFQQKQIENVLRRYIKEYVTCHTCRSPDTILQKDTRLYFLQCETCHSRCSVASIKTGFQAVTGKRAQLRAKAN encoded by the exons ATGATTTTCGATCCTACTATgagcaagaagaagaagaaaaagaagaagccCTTCATGCTGgatgaggaaggaggaggagacctacaagcagaagagactcagCAGTCAGAAACAAAGGAAGTTGAACCAGAGCCAACAGAAGACAAAGATGTTGAAGCAGATGAAGAAGATAGCAGGAAGAAAG atACAACAGATGACTTGGATGATTTAAATTTCTTcaatcagaagaaaaagaagaaaaaaacaaaaaagatatTTGATATAGATGAAGCAGAAGAAGGTGTAAAG GAATTGAAAATTGAAGGAGATGTGCCAGAGACAGTAGAACCTGAAGATGACCTTGATATCATGCTGGgcaacaaaaagaagaaaaagaagaatgtgAAGTTTCCAGATGAAGATGAGATAATGGAGAAGGATGAAG CATTTGAGGATGAAGATAGCAAAAAAGATGATGGAATTTCTTTTAGCCTTCAGTCAGGACCTGCGTGGGCAGGCTCAGAAAGGGACTACACATATGATGAG TTGCTCAACAGAGTTTTTAACATCATGCGGGAGAAGAACCCAGACATGGTGGCTGGAGAGAAGAGGAAATTTGTCATGAAGCCCCCGCAGGTTGTGAGAGTAGGGACCAAGAAAACGTCTTTTGTCAACTTCACAGATATCTGCAAATT attacATCGTCAGCCAAAACATCTCCTGGCATTTTTGTTGGCAGAATTGGGTACAAG TGGTTCAATAGATGGTAACAACCAACTGGTAATCAAAGGAAGATTCCAGCAAAAACAGATAGAAAATGTCTTGAGAAGATATATCA AGGAGTACGTCACCTGCCACACGTGCCGCTCGCCGGACACCATCCTGCAGAAGGACACGCGGTTATACTTCCTGCAGTGCGAGACCTGCCACTCGCGCTGCTCCGTGGCCAGCATCAAAACCGGCTTCCAGGCTGTCACAGGCAAGAGGGCACAGCTCCGTGCCAAGGCTAACTAG